One Coffea arabica cultivar ET-39 chromosome 5c, Coffea Arabica ET-39 HiFi, whole genome shotgun sequence DNA window includes the following coding sequences:
- the LOC113690521 gene encoding uncharacterized protein isoform X3 yields the protein MEASFVSKARTAFHSAAAKAEKVFADIKKSDSVADRAGEDSDRQSPIASTPDSVSSKDESKNSSDARNSRRRPAPIKTKHDWQERFRNLRIGRRGAEEADKAENPTMAYALFDENICFASEREVKDSKMNSLAEDSNISNEDIIPATAIMRQLAVAVEAAKKYNSLKDLQASSRDSSPVRERAALGFSAMKSLVLREKDDKFINEFGSDEKVVSLIKSLLDAEGHFPGRKGDLGEGEFITVSSLTRDIHGAPAESFVVKLSEAIGSLKTLRKMSSFWCRVVAELRRLWSEGQYIPGIPPDEVPDLNSCLLYQQLQEAPLLTEDLIKETEEFVLRTGSVGAGCSQLLSDMQAFKAANPGCILEDFVRWHSPPDWMEGDINDEADETSDGGDLLSTRGQLSRRMQKEGNLWRELWETAKPIPAMRQTPLFDEDLAVEGILNILEDISPSELFEQLFISLLGSGLVIAESTLSTNLDLSKLFNECKDYIVATCQSGSWLEKIDDICQVYETVEAMLLNPHEATKSTVPPEETTPAGELKNQFKRLNFIFGSKDRQSQKDKKNMEDNPTRQPFSSIFSKKPPKPSNGSSADKAAGSVDNDWTIV from the exons ATGGAGGCCTCTTTCGTGTCCAAAGCTAGGACTGCCTTTCATTCAGCTGCTGCTAAAGCGGAAAAAGTCTTTGCGGACATCAAAAAATCTGATTCCGTTGCCGATCGAG CAGGGGAAGATTCCGATAGACAATCGCCGATTGCTTCGACGCCGGATTCTGTGAGTAGCAAGGACGAATCAAAG AACAGCAGTGATGCAAGGAATTCGAGGAGGAGACCGGCTCCGATAAAGACAAAGCACGACTGGCAGGAGAGGTTTAGAAACTTAAGGATAGGAAGAAGAGGTGCTGAGGAAGCTGACAAAGCTGAAAATCCAACAATGGCCTATGCACTTTTTGATGAGAATATATGCTTCGCAAGTGAGAGAGAAGTGAAG GACTCAAAGATGAATTCATTGGCTGAAGATTCGAATATCTcaaatgaagacattattcctgCTACAGCTATTATGAGACAGCTTGCAGTAGCTGTTGA GGCCGCTAAGAAATATAATTCATTGAAGGATCTCCAGGCTTCATCAAGAGACTCTTCACCTGTGAGAGAGAGGGCTGCGTTGGGCTTCTCAGCAATGAAGTCTTTAGTACTACGGGAAAAGGATGATAAGTTCATCAATGAGTTTGGGTCGGATGAGAAAGTAGTCTCTCTGATCAAGTCACTACTAGATGCAG AAGGACATTTTCCTGGGAGGAAAGGTGACCTTGGCGAAGGAGAATTTATCACTGTCTCATCTCTGACTAGAGATATTCATGGTGCTCCAGCTGAAAGTTTTGTTGTTAAGCTCTCTGAagcaattggaagcttgaaaaccCTGCGGAAAATGTCATCCTTTTGGTGTAGAGTTGTCGCTGAA CTTAGAAGACTTTGGTCTGAAGGGCAGTATATTCCTGGCATTCCACCAGATGAAGTCCCAGACTTGAATTCATGTCTTTTGTATCAGCAGTTACAG GAGGCACCTTTGCTAACGGAAGATCTTATCAAAGAAACAGAAGAGTTTGTGCTGCGAACTGGAAG TGTTGGTGCTGGTTGTTCGCAACTTCTGTCTGACATGCAGGCTTTCAAG GCAGCAAATCCAGGTTGTATATTAGAAGATTTCGTAAGGTGGCATTCACCCCCCGATTGGATGGAAGGTGACATTAACGATGAAGCTGATGAAACATCTGATGGTGGTGATTTGTTGTCAACGAGAGGTCAACTTAGTAGGAGGATGCAAAAAGAAG GTAATTTATGGCGGGAACTGTGGGAAACTGCAAAACCAATACCTGCAATGAGACAGACTCCCCTCTTTGACGAGGATCTTGCTGT GGAAGGTATTCTTAATATCTTGGAGGACATCTCACCTTCTGAGCTTTTTGAACAGCTGTTTATTTCTCTT CTGGGTTCAGGGCTTGTAATCGCTGAGTCTACCCTCTCAACAAATTTAGATCTGTCAAAGCTATTTAATGAATGCAAGGACTATATTGTTGCCACTTGTCAAAGCGGCAGCTGGcttgaaaaaattgatgatATATGCCAG GTGTATGAAACAGTCGAGGCAATGTTGCTAAatccacatgaagctacaaaaAGTACAGTTCCACCCGAAGAAACAACACCTGCGGGTGAACTGAAAAACCAGTTCAAAAGGCTTAACTTCATCTTTGGTAGCAAAGATAGGCAGTCACAAAAAGACAAGAAGAATATGGAGGATAACCCAACCCGCCAACCATTCTCATCAATATTCTCAAAGAAGCCTCCTAAGCCAAGTAATGGATCGTCAGCTGACAAAGCTGCTGGTTCTGTAGATAATGACTGGACAATTGTGTAA
- the LOC113690524 gene encoding dihydrolipoyllysine-residue succinyltransferase component of 2-oxoglutarate dehydrogenase complex 2, mitochondrial-like — MMLGVVRRKVASDASSALIKRKSWHWSRPVVSTPRVSTAVAEEIFLHPGCTRSFSDFTFSGSLDLTSSRGIKDNFLPQFTMHTWKRPFCSNSGDLVDAVVPFMGESISDGTLATLLKKPGDKVEVDEPIAQIETDKVTIDVASPEAGVIQKFVAKEGDTVEPGTKIAVISKSGDGVTHVAPSEKPAEKATPEKKVEQPKQKVESAAAEVKKAEKPKTEAKASPPPPKVTATEPQLPPKERERRVPMTRLRKRVATRLKDSQNTFALLTTFNEVDMTNLMKLRSDYKDAFVEKHGVKLGLMSGFVKAAVSGLQNQPIINAVIDGDDIIYRDYIDISIAVGTPKGLVVPVIRNADKMNFAEIEKEINTLAKKASDGSISIDEMAGGSFTISNGGVYGSLLSTPIINPPQSAILGMHSIVNRPMVVGGNIIPRPMMYVALTYDHRLIDGREAVLFLRRIKDVVEDPRRLLLDV; from the exons ATGATGCTGGGCGTTGTAAGGCGAAAAGTGGCTTCTGATGCTTCTTCTGCTTTG ATTAAAAGGAAATCATGGCATTGGAGTCGGCCTGTGGTTTCTACGCCTAGAGTTTCTACTGCTGTAGCTGAAGAG ATCTTCTTGCACCCAGGATGCACTCGCAGTTTCTCTGACTTCACTTTCTCTG GATCTTTGGACTTGACATCGTCAAG GGGAATCAAAGACAATTTTCTGCCTCAATTCACCATGCATACATGGAAAAGGCCATTTTGTTCTAATAGTG GTGATCTGGTTGATGCTGTTGTTCCTTTTATGGGGGAATCAATATCCGATGGCACATTGGCAACGCTCTTGAAGA AACCTGGTGACAAAGTAGAAGTTGATGAGCCTATTGCTCAGATTGAAACAGACAAG GTGACAATTGATGTTGCTAGTCCTGAAGCAGGCGTAATCCAAAAG TTCGTAGCCAAGGAAGGGGATACTGTAGAACCTGGCACTAAAATTGCTGTGATTTCAAAATCTGGTGATGGTGTAACTCACGTTGCTCCGTCTGAGAAGCCCGCCGAAAAAGCTACTCCTGAGAAAAAGGTGGAGCAACCAAAACAGAAAGTTGAATCTGCTGCTGCAGAAGTAAAGAAAGCTGAGAAGCCAAAAACTGAAGCCAAGGCTTCTCCACCTCCTCCTAAAGTAACTGCCACAGAACCCCAGCTTCCcccaaaagaaagggaaagacgA GTTCCTATGACAAGGCTCAGAAAACGAGTTGCCACACGCTTGAAAGATTCTCAAAACACTTTTGCATTGTTGACAACTTTCAATGAAGTTGATAT GACTAACCTGATGAAACTTCGTTCCGATTACAAGGATGCCTTTGTTGAAAAGCACGGTGTGAAGCTAGGTCTTATGTCTGGGTTTGTAAAA GCTGCTGTTAGCGGACTCCAGAATCAGCCCATAATAAATGCTGTCATTGATGGTGATGATATCATTTATAGAGACTATATAGACATCAGTATAGCTGTTGGCACGCCAAAG GGCCTTGTCGTTCCTGTTATCCGCAATGCTGATAAGATGAACTTTGCTGAGATTGAGAAGGAGATCAACACGTTGGCTAAGAAGGCAAGTGATGGAAGTATATCAATCGATGAGATGGCAGGAGGGTCATTCACAATATCCAATGGTGGTGTTTATGGAAGCCTCTTGAGCACTCCAATAATCAATCCCCCTCAG TCGGCAATTCTGGGTATGCACTCAATAGTCAACCGTCCGATGGTTGTTGGAGGTAACATAATTCCCAGACCTATGATGTATGTTGCACTGACCTATGACCACAGGCTGATTGATGGGAGAGAGGCAGTGCTCTTTTTGAGGAGAATCAAAGATGTGGTTGAAGATCCACGTCGCTTGCTCCttgatgtatga
- the LOC113690521 gene encoding uncharacterized protein isoform X2: MEASFVSKARTAFHSAAAKAEKVFADIKKSDSVADRGEDSDRQSPIASTPDSVSSKDESKNSSDARNSRRRPAPIKTKHDWQERFRNLRIGRRGAEEADKAENPTMAYALFDENICFASEREVKDSKMNSLAEDSNISNEDIIPATAIMRQLAVAVEAAKKYNSLKDLQASSRDSSPVRERAALGFSAMKSLVLREKDDKFINEFGSDEKVVSLIKSLLDAEGHFPGRKGDLGEGEFITVSSLTRDIHGAPAESFVVKLSEAIGSLKTLRKMSSFWCRVVAELRRLWSEGQYIPGIPPDEVPDLNSCLLYQQLQVINCCISRKRRRAIATESLDSVLRQASPTIDKSSDSESLNALNSVLYARTSTEELVLRLGADKKFDNLTMLETGEPVFTPVTQEAPLLTEDLIKETEEFVLRTGSVGAGCSQLLSDMQAFKAANPGCILEDFVRWHSPPDWMEGDINDEADETSDGGDLLSTRGQLSRRMQKEGNLWRELWETAKPIPAMRQTPLFDEDLAVEGILNILEDISPSELFEQLFISLLGSGLVIAESTLSTNLDLSKLFNECKDYIVATCQSGSWLEKIDDICQVYETVEAMLLNPHEATKSTVPPEETTPAGELKNQFKRLNFIFGSKDRQSQKDKKNMEDNPTRQPFSSIFSKKPPKPSNGSSADKAAGSVDNDWTIV, encoded by the exons ATGGAGGCCTCTTTCGTGTCCAAAGCTAGGACTGCCTTTCATTCAGCTGCTGCTAAAGCGGAAAAAGTCTTTGCGGACATCAAAAAATCTGATTCCGTTGCCGATCGAG GGGAAGATTCCGATAGACAATCGCCGATTGCTTCGACGCCGGATTCTGTGAGTAGCAAGGACGAATCAAAG AACAGCAGTGATGCAAGGAATTCGAGGAGGAGACCGGCTCCGATAAAGACAAAGCACGACTGGCAGGAGAGGTTTAGAAACTTAAGGATAGGAAGAAGAGGTGCTGAGGAAGCTGACAAAGCTGAAAATCCAACAATGGCCTATGCACTTTTTGATGAGAATATATGCTTCGCAAGTGAGAGAGAAGTGAAG GACTCAAAGATGAATTCATTGGCTGAAGATTCGAATATCTcaaatgaagacattattcctgCTACAGCTATTATGAGACAGCTTGCAGTAGCTGTTGA GGCCGCTAAGAAATATAATTCATTGAAGGATCTCCAGGCTTCATCAAGAGACTCTTCACCTGTGAGAGAGAGGGCTGCGTTGGGCTTCTCAGCAATGAAGTCTTTAGTACTACGGGAAAAGGATGATAAGTTCATCAATGAGTTTGGGTCGGATGAGAAAGTAGTCTCTCTGATCAAGTCACTACTAGATGCAG AAGGACATTTTCCTGGGAGGAAAGGTGACCTTGGCGAAGGAGAATTTATCACTGTCTCATCTCTGACTAGAGATATTCATGGTGCTCCAGCTGAAAGTTTTGTTGTTAAGCTCTCTGAagcaattggaagcttgaaaaccCTGCGGAAAATGTCATCCTTTTGGTGTAGAGTTGTCGCTGAA CTTAGAAGACTTTGGTCTGAAGGGCAGTATATTCCTGGCATTCCACCAGATGAAGTCCCAGACTTGAATTCATGTCTTTTGTATCAGCAGTTACAGGTCATCAACTGTTGTATTTCCAGAAAAAGACGTCGTGCTATTGCAACTGAATCATTAGATTCAGTCTTAAGACAAGCTAGCCCAACTATCGACAAGTCTTCTGATTCTGAAAGCTTAAATGCTTTAAATTCTGTCTTATATGCAAGAACTAGCACTGAGGAACTTGTTCTTCGATTAGGGGCtgataaaaaatttgataactTGACAATGCTGGAAactggtgaacctgtttttacaCCTGTCACCCAG GAGGCACCTTTGCTAACGGAAGATCTTATCAAAGAAACAGAAGAGTTTGTGCTGCGAACTGGAAG TGTTGGTGCTGGTTGTTCGCAACTTCTGTCTGACATGCAGGCTTTCAAG GCAGCAAATCCAGGTTGTATATTAGAAGATTTCGTAAGGTGGCATTCACCCCCCGATTGGATGGAAGGTGACATTAACGATGAAGCTGATGAAACATCTGATGGTGGTGATTTGTTGTCAACGAGAGGTCAACTTAGTAGGAGGATGCAAAAAGAAG GTAATTTATGGCGGGAACTGTGGGAAACTGCAAAACCAATACCTGCAATGAGACAGACTCCCCTCTTTGACGAGGATCTTGCTGT GGAAGGTATTCTTAATATCTTGGAGGACATCTCACCTTCTGAGCTTTTTGAACAGCTGTTTATTTCTCTT CTGGGTTCAGGGCTTGTAATCGCTGAGTCTACCCTCTCAACAAATTTAGATCTGTCAAAGCTATTTAATGAATGCAAGGACTATATTGTTGCCACTTGTCAAAGCGGCAGCTGGcttgaaaaaattgatgatATATGCCAG GTGTATGAAACAGTCGAGGCAATGTTGCTAAatccacatgaagctacaaaaAGTACAGTTCCACCCGAAGAAACAACACCTGCGGGTGAACTGAAAAACCAGTTCAAAAGGCTTAACTTCATCTTTGGTAGCAAAGATAGGCAGTCACAAAAAGACAAGAAGAATATGGAGGATAACCCAACCCGCCAACCATTCTCATCAATATTCTCAAAGAAGCCTCCTAAGCCAAGTAATGGATCGTCAGCTGACAAAGCTGCTGGTTCTGTAGATAATGACTGGACAATTGTGTAA
- the LOC113690521 gene encoding uncharacterized protein isoform X1: MEASFVSKARTAFHSAAAKAEKVFADIKKSDSVADRAGEDSDRQSPIASTPDSVSSKDESKNSSDARNSRRRPAPIKTKHDWQERFRNLRIGRRGAEEADKAENPTMAYALFDENICFASEREVKDSKMNSLAEDSNISNEDIIPATAIMRQLAVAVEAAKKYNSLKDLQASSRDSSPVRERAALGFSAMKSLVLREKDDKFINEFGSDEKVVSLIKSLLDAEGHFPGRKGDLGEGEFITVSSLTRDIHGAPAESFVVKLSEAIGSLKTLRKMSSFWCRVVAELRRLWSEGQYIPGIPPDEVPDLNSCLLYQQLQVINCCISRKRRRAIATESLDSVLRQASPTIDKSSDSESLNALNSVLYARTSTEELVLRLGADKKFDNLTMLETGEPVFTPVTQEAPLLTEDLIKETEEFVLRTGSVGAGCSQLLSDMQAFKAANPGCILEDFVRWHSPPDWMEGDINDEADETSDGGDLLSTRGQLSRRMQKEGNLWRELWETAKPIPAMRQTPLFDEDLAVEGILNILEDISPSELFEQLFISLLGSGLVIAESTLSTNLDLSKLFNECKDYIVATCQSGSWLEKIDDICQVYETVEAMLLNPHEATKSTVPPEETTPAGELKNQFKRLNFIFGSKDRQSQKDKKNMEDNPTRQPFSSIFSKKPPKPSNGSSADKAAGSVDNDWTIV, from the exons ATGGAGGCCTCTTTCGTGTCCAAAGCTAGGACTGCCTTTCATTCAGCTGCTGCTAAAGCGGAAAAAGTCTTTGCGGACATCAAAAAATCTGATTCCGTTGCCGATCGAG CAGGGGAAGATTCCGATAGACAATCGCCGATTGCTTCGACGCCGGATTCTGTGAGTAGCAAGGACGAATCAAAG AACAGCAGTGATGCAAGGAATTCGAGGAGGAGACCGGCTCCGATAAAGACAAAGCACGACTGGCAGGAGAGGTTTAGAAACTTAAGGATAGGAAGAAGAGGTGCTGAGGAAGCTGACAAAGCTGAAAATCCAACAATGGCCTATGCACTTTTTGATGAGAATATATGCTTCGCAAGTGAGAGAGAAGTGAAG GACTCAAAGATGAATTCATTGGCTGAAGATTCGAATATCTcaaatgaagacattattcctgCTACAGCTATTATGAGACAGCTTGCAGTAGCTGTTGA GGCCGCTAAGAAATATAATTCATTGAAGGATCTCCAGGCTTCATCAAGAGACTCTTCACCTGTGAGAGAGAGGGCTGCGTTGGGCTTCTCAGCAATGAAGTCTTTAGTACTACGGGAAAAGGATGATAAGTTCATCAATGAGTTTGGGTCGGATGAGAAAGTAGTCTCTCTGATCAAGTCACTACTAGATGCAG AAGGACATTTTCCTGGGAGGAAAGGTGACCTTGGCGAAGGAGAATTTATCACTGTCTCATCTCTGACTAGAGATATTCATGGTGCTCCAGCTGAAAGTTTTGTTGTTAAGCTCTCTGAagcaattggaagcttgaaaaccCTGCGGAAAATGTCATCCTTTTGGTGTAGAGTTGTCGCTGAA CTTAGAAGACTTTGGTCTGAAGGGCAGTATATTCCTGGCATTCCACCAGATGAAGTCCCAGACTTGAATTCATGTCTTTTGTATCAGCAGTTACAGGTCATCAACTGTTGTATTTCCAGAAAAAGACGTCGTGCTATTGCAACTGAATCATTAGATTCAGTCTTAAGACAAGCTAGCCCAACTATCGACAAGTCTTCTGATTCTGAAAGCTTAAATGCTTTAAATTCTGTCTTATATGCAAGAACTAGCACTGAGGAACTTGTTCTTCGATTAGGGGCtgataaaaaatttgataactTGACAATGCTGGAAactggtgaacctgtttttacaCCTGTCACCCAG GAGGCACCTTTGCTAACGGAAGATCTTATCAAAGAAACAGAAGAGTTTGTGCTGCGAACTGGAAG TGTTGGTGCTGGTTGTTCGCAACTTCTGTCTGACATGCAGGCTTTCAAG GCAGCAAATCCAGGTTGTATATTAGAAGATTTCGTAAGGTGGCATTCACCCCCCGATTGGATGGAAGGTGACATTAACGATGAAGCTGATGAAACATCTGATGGTGGTGATTTGTTGTCAACGAGAGGTCAACTTAGTAGGAGGATGCAAAAAGAAG GTAATTTATGGCGGGAACTGTGGGAAACTGCAAAACCAATACCTGCAATGAGACAGACTCCCCTCTTTGACGAGGATCTTGCTGT GGAAGGTATTCTTAATATCTTGGAGGACATCTCACCTTCTGAGCTTTTTGAACAGCTGTTTATTTCTCTT CTGGGTTCAGGGCTTGTAATCGCTGAGTCTACCCTCTCAACAAATTTAGATCTGTCAAAGCTATTTAATGAATGCAAGGACTATATTGTTGCCACTTGTCAAAGCGGCAGCTGGcttgaaaaaattgatgatATATGCCAG GTGTATGAAACAGTCGAGGCAATGTTGCTAAatccacatgaagctacaaaaAGTACAGTTCCACCCGAAGAAACAACACCTGCGGGTGAACTGAAAAACCAGTTCAAAAGGCTTAACTTCATCTTTGGTAGCAAAGATAGGCAGTCACAAAAAGACAAGAAGAATATGGAGGATAACCCAACCCGCCAACCATTCTCATCAATATTCTCAAAGAAGCCTCCTAAGCCAAGTAATGGATCGTCAGCTGACAAAGCTGCTGGTTCTGTAGATAATGACTGGACAATTGTGTAA